One Oryza glaberrima chromosome 11, OglaRS2, whole genome shotgun sequence genomic region harbors:
- the LOC127754980 gene encoding uncharacterized protein LOC127754980 — translation MKLMLLFAATVVAAAAVLVAAVDVGSSGALLPMHVLRGRVADVEDVVASVVEEEEAAYPRRRILYDSRYASYNGLTESKAACYGSCPGRGQPYSGRSCLNIYQCKG, via the coding sequence ATGAAGCTGATGCTCctcttcgccgccaccgtcgtcgccgcggcggcggtgctggtggcggcggtggatgtcggcagcagcggcgccttGTTGCCGATGCACGTGCTGCGCGGCCGGGTGGCTGACGTCGAGGACGTGGTGGCGagcgtggtggaggaggaggaggcggcgtacCCGCGGAGGAGGATCCTCTACGACAGCCGGTACGCCAGCTACAACGGGCTCACGGAGAGCAAGGCGGCGTGCTACGGCTCCTGCCCCGGCAGGGGCCAGCCGTACAGCGGACGCAGCTGCCTCAACATCTACCAGTGCAAGGGCTAA